A single Cryptococcus neoformans var. grubii H99 chromosome 7, complete sequence DNA region contains:
- a CDS encoding pyruvate dehydrogenase (acetyl-transferring) E1 component, alpha subunit — translation MSFALRARGLRAATRSLGVKPLRSTLPQVRYVQIDADKSSPMHDLPASGSEPFKVQLHADSFHSYRCDAPPPETTVTKDELINMYRTMVQMRRMEQAADALYKQKLIRGFCHLAIGQEAVSVGMETAITNQDRVITSYRCHTFAVLRGGTIKGVIAELMGRKDGMSFGKGGSMHIFTPSFFGGNGIVGAQVPVGAGVALAQKYNKEKAATFALYGDGAANQGQVFEAFNMAKLWNLPCVFVCENNKYGMGTSAERSSMNTQFFTRGDQIPGLQVNGMDILAVREATKWAKEWATSGKGPLLIEFVTYRYGGHSMSDPGTTYRTREEVQQMRSSQDAIAGLKKYILEWGATDEASLKAIDKAAKEEVDAAVEEAKQSPFPDQVEFWSDIYYKGSEPTHMRGREKEEVHYYNKSA, via the exons ATGTCCTTCGCCCTCCGTGCCCGTGGCCTCCGCGCCGCCACCCGCTCCCTCGGCGTC AAGCCCCTCCGTTCCACCCTCCCCCAGGTGCGCTACGTCCAGATCGACGCCGACAAGTCCTCCCCCATGCACGACCTCCCCGCCTCGGGGTCCGAGCCT TTCAAGGTCCAGCTCCACGCCGACTCTTTCCACTCTTACCGATGCGACGCCCCTCCTCCCGAGACCACTGTTACCAAGGATGAGTTGATCAACATGTACCGCACCATG GTTCAGATGCGACGAATGGAGCAAGCCGCCGACGCCCTTTACAAGCAAAAGCTTATCCGGGGTTTCTGCCACCTTGCCATCGGCCAGGAAGCCGTTTCCGTCGGTATGGAGACCGCCATCACCAACCAGGACCGAGTCATCACCTCTTACCGATGCCACACTTTTGCCGTTCTCCGAGGCGGTACCATCAAGGGTGTCATTGCCGAGTTGATGGGCCGAAAGGACGGTATGTCTTTCGGTAAGGGTGGTTCTATGCACATCTTtactccttctttcttcggCGGTAACGGTATCGTCGGTGCCCAG GTTCCCGTCGGCGCCGGTGTCGCCCTTGCCCAAAAGTacaacaaggaaaaggccgCTACTTTTGCCCTCTACGGTGACGGTGCTGCCAACCAAGGCCAAGTCTTTGAGGCTTTCAACATGGCCAAGCTCTGGAACCTCCCCTGCGTCTTTGTCTGTGAGAACAACAAGTACGGTATGGGTACTTCTGCCGAGCGATCTTCTATGAACACTCAGTTCTTTACCCGTGGTGACCAGATCCCCGGTCTCCAG GTTAACGGTATGGACATCCTCGCCGTCCGAGAAGCCACTAAATGGGCCAAGGAATGGGCCACTTCCGGCAAGGGTCCCCTCCTCATCGAGTTTGTCACTTACCGATACGGTGGCCACTCCATGTCCGACCCCGGTACGACTTACCGAactcgagaagaagttcAGCAAATGCGATCTTCCCAGGACGCCATTGCCGGCTTGAAAAAGTACATTCTCGAATGGGGAGCGACTGACGAGGCTAGCTTGAAGGCGATTGATAAGGCtgccaaggaggaggttgatgCCGCCGTTGAGGAGGCTAAGCAGAGTCCTTTCCCTGACCAGGTTGAGTTCTGGAGTGATATCTAC TACAAGGGTTCCGAGCCCACTCACATGCGTGGtagggagaaggaggaggtccACTACTACAACAAGTCTGCTtaa